One genomic region from Lycorma delicatula isolate Av1 chromosome 1, ASM4794821v1, whole genome shotgun sequence encodes:
- the LOC142331081 gene encoding aminomethyltransferase, mitochondrial isoform X2, with amino-acid sequence MLQTEIKGENRIEFLESICTTDINGLAENGSALSLFIDNDTGGILDDFVVTKTSEGYLYLVSNASRRDHDSKLLLKNQEIFRKNGKDVVITFLEPEYQSLVAMQGPKTAEILQPLTNIDLNKLHFMTSSIGRICDIEDCRVTRCGYTGEDGVEISIAAGKSVQLVESLLKFGGDKIKLAGLGARDTLRLEAGLCLYGNDIDETITPAQAGLGFTIGKRRKELKNFPSASIILLELLWGPYKRRVGFKSLSNGPPARQGAQIFVKDVNIGYITSGCPSPVLGHNIAMGYVKKEYSSPGGTVQVQIRDKLFNMEICKLPFVPTKYYTKKRSKA; translated from the exons ATGTTACAGACTGAAATCAAAGGAGAAAATAGAATCGAATTTTTAGAAAGCATATGCACAACTGATATCAATG gtTTAGCAGAAAATGGTAGTGCCCTCAGCCTCTTCATAGATAATGATACAGGTGGGATTCTTGATGATTTTGTTGTTACTAAAACATCTGAAGGCTACTTGTACCTTGTTTCAAATGCATCTAGACGAGATCATGATTCAAAGTTACTGCTGAAAAATCAG gaaaTCTTCAGAAAGAATGGTAAAGATGTAGTTATTACATTTCTCGAACCAGAATATCAGTCACTTGTGGCAATGCAAGGGCCAAAAACTGCTGAAATTTTGCAACCAttaacaaatattgatttaaataaattacatttcatgaCTAGCTCAATAGGAAGAATTTGTGACATTGAAGATTGTAGAGTAACTCGTTGTGGCTATACTGGAGAAGATGGTGTTGAGATATCTATTGCTGCAGGTAAATCTGTACAACTTGTTGAAAGTCTGCTGAAATTTGGTggagataaaattaaacttgcTGGGCTTGGAGCACGTGATACCTTGAG actgGAAGCTGGACTTTGTCTATATGGAAATGACATTGATGAAACAATTACACCAGCTCAAGCAGGTCTGGGATTTACTATAG gtaaaagacgaaaagaattgaaaaactttCCTAGTGCCTCAATAATTCTACTAGAATTATTATGGGGGCCATACAAACGAAGAGTAGGTTTCAAGAGTTTATCAAATGGACCTCCAGCCAGACAAGGTgcacaaatttttgttaaagatgTTAATATAGGATACATTACTAGTGGCTGCCCTTCACCTGTTCTGGGACATAATATTGCTATGGGATATGTTAAGAAAGAATACTCAAGTCCAGGAGGAACAGTTCAAGTTCAAATcagagataaattatttaatatggaaATTTGTAAGTTACCGTTTGTTCccacaaaatattatactaaGAAGAGAAGTAAAGCATGA
- the LOC142331081 gene encoding aminomethyltransferase, mitochondrial isoform X1, producing the protein MLRNIGTVLPNFNDINKCCHRVSRNVLLKEYNTQQNRKSNKILHQRRTSLYDLHLAHKGKIVNFGGFDLPVQYGNYGISQSHIFTRNNCSLFDVSHMLQTEIKGENRIEFLESICTTDINGLAENGSALSLFIDNDTGGILDDFVVTKTSEGYLYLVSNASRRDHDSKLLLKNQEIFRKNGKDVVITFLEPEYQSLVAMQGPKTAEILQPLTNIDLNKLHFMTSSIGRICDIEDCRVTRCGYTGEDGVEISIAAGKSVQLVESLLKFGGDKIKLAGLGARDTLRLEAGLCLYGNDIDETITPAQAGLGFTIGKRRKELKNFPSASIILLELLWGPYKRRVGFKSLSNGPPARQGAQIFVKDVNIGYITSGCPSPVLGHNIAMGYVKKEYSSPGGTVQVQIRDKLFNMEICKLPFVPTKYYTKKRSKA; encoded by the exons AATATAATACTCAGCAgaacagaaaatcaaataaaattctgcATCAAAGAAGAACAAGCCTCTATGATCTTCATCTGGCACACAAAGGCAAAATAGTGAATTTTGGAGGTTTTGATCTCCCTGTGCAATACGGAAATTATGGGATTTCTCAATCACATATTTTTACTAGaaataattgttctttatttGATGTTTCACATATGTTACAGACTGAAATCAAAGGAGAAAATAGAATCGAATTTTTAGAAAGCATATGCACAACTGATATCAATG gtTTAGCAGAAAATGGTAGTGCCCTCAGCCTCTTCATAGATAATGATACAGGTGGGATTCTTGATGATTTTGTTGTTACTAAAACATCTGAAGGCTACTTGTACCTTGTTTCAAATGCATCTAGACGAGATCATGATTCAAAGTTACTGCTGAAAAATCAG gaaaTCTTCAGAAAGAATGGTAAAGATGTAGTTATTACATTTCTCGAACCAGAATATCAGTCACTTGTGGCAATGCAAGGGCCAAAAACTGCTGAAATTTTGCAACCAttaacaaatattgatttaaataaattacatttcatgaCTAGCTCAATAGGAAGAATTTGTGACATTGAAGATTGTAGAGTAACTCGTTGTGGCTATACTGGAGAAGATGGTGTTGAGATATCTATTGCTGCAGGTAAATCTGTACAACTTGTTGAAAGTCTGCTGAAATTTGGTggagataaaattaaacttgcTGGGCTTGGAGCACGTGATACCTTGAG actgGAAGCTGGACTTTGTCTATATGGAAATGACATTGATGAAACAATTACACCAGCTCAAGCAGGTCTGGGATTTACTATAG gtaaaagacgaaaagaattgaaaaactttCCTAGTGCCTCAATAATTCTACTAGAATTATTATGGGGGCCATACAAACGAAGAGTAGGTTTCAAGAGTTTATCAAATGGACCTCCAGCCAGACAAGGTgcacaaatttttgttaaagatgTTAATATAGGATACATTACTAGTGGCTGCCCTTCACCTGTTCTGGGACATAATATTGCTATGGGATATGTTAAGAAAGAATACTCAAGTCCAGGAGGAACAGTTCAAGTTCAAATcagagataaattatttaatatggaaATTTGTAAGTTACCGTTTGTTCccacaaaatattatactaaGAAGAGAAGTAAAGCATGA